The genomic DNA CGCAACCACCAAGCACAGCTCATATGCCATCTTCAACTCCAGCTAGACCACAACATCCCAGCACAGCCCATACTCAAACTTCAGCTTTAGGTACAGAACAGCCTCCAAGCACAGATCAACCACAACCAACATTAACAGGTGGCCCACATTCTTCAAGCCCAGCTCTTACACAATCTTCAACAACTGCTATACCAGAACATCCAAGCACAACCTATACTCAAACGTCAACTTCAGGCAGACCACAACCTCCAAACACAGCTCACACACAACACTCAACTTCAGGTAGATCACAACCTCCAAGCACAGCTCATATGCCATCTTCAACTTCAGATAGACCACAATACCCCAGCACAGCCCATACTCAAACTTCAGCTTTAGGTACAGAACAGCCTCCAAGCACAGATCAACCACAACCACCATTTACAGGTGGCCCACATTCTTCAAGCCCAGCTCGTACACAATCTTCAACAACAGCTATACCAGAACATCCAAGCACAACCTATACTCAAACTTCAACTTCAGGCAGACCACAACCTCCAAACACAGCTCACACACAACACTCAACTACAGATAGATCACAACCTCCAAGCACAGCTCATAAGCCATCTTCAACTTCAGATAGACCACAACATACTAGCACAGCCCATACTCAAACTTCAGCTTCAGGCAGACCACAACCTCCAAACACAGCTCACACACAACACTCAACTACAGATAGATCACAACCTCCAAGCACAGCTCATATGCCATCTTCAACTTCAGATAGACCACAATACCCCAGCACAGCCCATACTCAAACTTCAGCTTTAGGTACAGAACAGCCTCCAAGCACAGATCAACCACAACCGCCATTTACAGGTGGCCCACATTCTTCAAGCCCAGCTCGTACACAATCTTCAACAACAGCTATACCAGAACATCCAAGCACAACCTATACTCAAACTTCAACTTCAGGCAGACCACAACCTCCAAACACAGCTCACACACAACACTCAACTACAGATAGATCACAACCTCCAAGCACAGCTCATAAGCCATCTTCAACTTCAGATAGACCACAACATACTAGCACAGCCCATACTCAAACTTCAGCTTTAGGTACAGAACAGCCTCCAAGCACAGATCAACCACAACCAACATTAACAGGTGGCCCACATTCTTCAAGCCCAGCTCGTACACAATCTTCAACAACTGCTATACCAGAACATCCAAGCACAACCTATACTCAAACTTCAACTTCAGGCAGACCACAACCTCCAAACACAGCTCACACACAACACTCAACTACAGATAGATCACAACCTCCAAGCACAGCTCATATGCCATCTTCAACTTCAGATAGACCACAACATACTAGCACAGCCCATACTCAAACTTCAGCTTTAGGTACAGAACAGCCTCCGAGCACAGATCAACCACAACCACCATTAACAGGTGGCCCACATTCTTCAAGCCCAGCTCGTACACAATCTTCAACAACAGCTATACCAGAACATCCAAGCACAACCTATACTCAAACTTCAACTTCAGGCAGACCACAACCTCCAAACACAGCTCACACACAACACTCAACTACAGATAGATCACAACCTCCAAGCACAGCTCATATGCCATCTTCAACTTCAGATAGACCACAACATACCAGCACAGCCCATACTCAAACTTCAGCTTTAGGTACAGAACAGCCTCCAATCACAGATCAACCACAACCACCATTAACAGGTGGCCCACATTCTTCAAGCCCAGCTCGTACACAATCTTCAACAACAGCTATACCAGAACATCCAAGCACAACCTATACTCAAACTTCAACTTCAGGCAGACCACAACCTCCAAACACAGCTCACACACAACAATCAACTACAGCTAAATCACCATCTCCAAGCACAGATCAACCACAACCGCCATTAACAGGTGGACTACACTCTTCAAGCACAAGTCACACACAATTTTCAACTACAGCCAGAACAGTACCTCCACGCACAGCCCAGTCTCAAACTTCAACTTCAGGTAGACCACAAACTCCAAACACAGCCCATACTCAAAATTCAACACAATCTTCCACTGAAAGTCAGTCACAAACACTTAGCACACCACAATCACTAACAACAGGTGTAACAAAACCTTCAACTGAAACTAGGCCACAACCTCCAGTGACCATTACACCACATTCAACCACAGGTACCAGACCTCTCTCTACAACTCCATCTATATCACAATCTACAACACCAGTATCAAGTGAGTCATTGATTTATTTCCCTGTACCACTTTACCTGAATTTCTATTTATACTTTATGCCTTTATGTTTGGCAAATTTAAACAATGTCACCTTTAAGTCCAGATACTCCAAGAATAACAAATAATGGATCCCTTATAGGCAGTACCAGTTAAATGTCTAGATGCATTTTAGTGTACATGTGAATGGGAATGTATGTCCTGTATATGTGGAATGTGGTATCTGTATGTTCATTGCATTTTACCATTTAAATTTTTGACATATTATTTtggatatattttatattattataatcttTATCTACCTTTCTGTCTCCCTAGCGCCCCCCTGTACACAGAACAGTCATTATACCACTTGTGTCCCTGCTTGCAGTCCCACCTGTACAGACTTGAACGGCCCACCACGTTGCAATGATAGCAATGGTTGTGTGGAGGGATGTGTATGCAATGAGGGCTTTGTGCAGAAAGGAAGGTTTTGTGTTCCGATCCAGCAGTGTGGATGCGTAGAGAGGAACGGTGCCACACATCAGGTGAGTGATGGTTCAGATAGAcaaatttgattttcaaataAACACTGCTTTTTTAGGGAGCCCAAGCACTGTTGAAAAACAGAGGTGGATGTGGGCATAACTTTCTCTTTGTTGTTAGTTCAATGAAGTGTGGTACACCGATCACTGCATCCACAAATGTGAATGTGAGGAACAAAATGGCGAGGGGAAGATTAACTGCGATTACGAGGAAGGATGTGTTGGAAATGCTGTCTGTCTTAAAAATGAGGAGGGAGACTATTACTGCCAATCAACAGGTGCCATAAACACTAATATTCAACTCTGTAGTGTATCTAAAACATATTCCTCTGTAACACATGAATTGCTCTCCGTTTGTTGATCAACAGGTGTCAATGAGTGCACCGTCAGGGGACATGTTGAGTACAAAACTTTTGATAAAATGAAGTATGATTTTGAAGGAGAACACTCGTATGTTCTGGTCCAGACCAGGAATTTGGCAGGCATCTTACCAGATATCTACGTCGAGGCGACCAATACACGCACTCTACATGATGACAGTGATAGTCATCATGGCGACAGCAGGAGTGAAGAAGACCACAGTCGCAGAgtcaaagatgatgatgatgatgatgatgatgatgaagagaaagATAACGataatgatgctgatgatgatgataatgacgaTGATAGCCATGATGATGATAGCCATGATGATGACAGCAAAGAGTATAACTACAAATTGAAGGAGCTTAAGATCAGAGTGCACAATCATACtgtggagctgaaggagaaacGGAGACTTGTTGTAAGTACCAAGGGTATTTTCAAACAACTCACTGCCTCCATCTCATTTTCTTGCAGGACCTTTTTCAGTggatgcaatatttttttcatgtgataTTGTCATATCTGCCCGCCCACAAGCATTTGTTAAAGCACTGAGGGAAATAACTGTGCACCACATTTTTTCCATGAGGTGTAATGACAGCAGGGAGGCAGATGATATGTTATGAACAAAATAATACCGAGTCATATGTTATTTCCCCACTGGTGTTTTACACATTTCTTTGTGTATGAGAGAGcttcagagagagaaagaggaagtaaAACACTGCAATATCATTAAATGTATCCAAAAGTGAGACTTTATGATGTGACTAtgattttaaatgtagttttgtGAGTAGATTATTATCCCATATATGCAGAAAACACTGGTATGCAATTTGGAAAAAATTAAGATGCACCTAATGAGTCATTTCATGGATTTTATAAATATAGTTTGTTGATAAAAGTCAAAACTGATTCTCCAATaagattttcaaaaaatatgaaaactatGTTTTCAATATAACTGAACATGATgacattatttttcatcatagaaaaaaattagaGACGTTTTCAATAGGGGGCTTGAAATACTTCATTTCTTATGAATTAATCACTGTAGACCCGACACCTTGAAATCAAATACATACAGTAGGTGTAATCTTCAAGTGTATATTCAGAATATGTGTACATgaataaatgcacaaaaataggtatttatttacaaatcCATTTCGCACTAATTAACTAAATAATTACAAGATATAGTCTCACAGCTCACATGTCATGTGTGGTAACTGTGCTGTTTAATGTCAGGCATATCTTGTAGACATTTTCCTAAAATCAAAGAAATATTCTTACATATCATCAAGTGCAttgacaaactttttttttctgtctctgtctagGTTGATGGGAGGAGAACTAAACCTCCGGTCTCACCAAGTCCTGGCTTAAACATCTATGTGCGTTTCTCTCGTATCTACCTGAAGACAGACTTTGGCCTCTCTGTGGAGTTCAACGGACACAGCTCTGCAGGTATTAATTTTTCACAAGTTTAATCCAAAAAAGCAGTAGTCCTGAATTTGTAGCATTCAAAAACATTGAATATGCATTTCATCATTCCAATCTCATGTACATGAATGAGCCATTTTCCCAAGAAGCAATTTACATACTGATCTAATTCACCCTGTTTGGCTGATTTTGTTCCTGCAGGGATCATTCTACCACGTATATACAGAAGGAAGGTGCGGGGTCTGTGTGGAAACTTTGACAGTCAAATGCAGGATGAATGGATAAAGCCAGATGGCACCAGAGCCAGGAGTGTTGAAGAGTTTGGAGATAGCTGGAGAGTGTGAACATTTGTGATATGGGATAAGACACGGACATTACAATCACAGCCCAGAAAAAGCTTCCATACTGTTAATAACTGTCATTTTACGAGAACAGGAAGAAACTGTCCAGATCAAAACATTCATTCCTAAACCTGACCTGATACTGCAAAACCAGCAAATTACATAGCACCCTATCAACTGCAACTGATATAAGAGCAAAATCATCCACAGTCTCTGATACTACAGTGACCATTCAAACAAGCAATCATCTCTTTTCTGAGCTCtttctaattttctttttaacttttctaaatattttgcattttctatCTAAAAATCCTTGTATTCCATGATGACATATATAAACTCTTACCATTTGTGTCATTGCCAAATGTCATGTTCTTACAACaactgcatcctcttctcacacAGTATTGGCTATATGGATACAGAAATAGTAtacagtgtgtttttatttatctcatatttaatAATGGTATAAAGAGAGTCAAAGTGCAATAACTGGTTGTTTCGAATGTTTTCTGCACCTTCCAATTCAAACGAATATGAACCctagttttttttgtgttaacatTAGTCTAGTCATAATAGTCTGTTTACGACAATGAAATGCTATGTTGAAATGTCTGTGGTGTGGATGAGTCATCCATTATGAACTAGAACAACCAGTATAACTGACAACTAAGCCATAGAGAAGAAAGGACTGATGTGGAACATCCGTAACATAATATTCTTTAAATACCTGTCTGCCTGATAACAGGATTTTTCtgactgtttgtgtgaatgtgaatgtgtgtgcgcatgtttgtgtgttcgtcatATTCATGcacttgtataaaaaaaaaaatccttgtccCAACGCCACACACAATCATGGGTTGGTTTGCTTTGTACGGTTGTCTCCTTTTGTCGTTGCCACGTCTTTATTATGGTGAGTGAAACTTAATCTGTTTTAAATTAGAATGCTAAGCTGAGAATTGTATTatagaaaaatgtttcacaagAAGTGATTTAGTATAAAATGTAATGGCagtgtttaaacatttttttaacctgcaggttttatttaattttcttgtttGACTAGCAAACAATTGAAATACAACTGTCCGACTGgattgtttaaaaaacaacaagtaaaTAAGTGGAGCATTAAGTACTTAGTACacagtgaaattaaaattaagcaACTGCTGGACATATTTATTGTCATCAGTTGCTTAATTCTAGTTTGAGATGAGCCACTGAGTTGGTTTAATAGTCATACTCCGTTAAATTGGTAAGCATACCAATGTAATTGATGTGACTATTAAACCAATAGTATTCTGATTTTAATATATAACTAGTGTACCTCTGTCAAGGCCCAGCACCCACAGCCCCCTATCATTAAACAGGCCCACCTCTTTATCTGGACGTGCCCTACTTCTGTACAAAGTTTGATTAAAatctataaaataatttatgcatgattcattaaaatattgtttcaCAAGTCTGATTTCATgacaatgaattatttttattcaaagatCTCTCTTTTCATCTGGATGCATTCTAAAGTTTGTGATTTCTCCCTTTACAAGCTGTATTTTAAAAGTGAACCAGTTTTGTCCAAAAACTGTTATGGGCCCCAAAGCTATGCATTTGTGTCTGGCTAGGTTAGGGTAATTCAAATTTGTGTAATAGCTGTGTTTGAAAAACTAGAAAATGTAACAGCAATATCTTATTGTTTAGAACTGCCacaaaataactaaaaatgtatgaaaCGATTTCAACAAAACTCATGGATTAACTCAGATTAAACAACCATGACATTATAACAGGGTAATGTCATCATACATGCATCCACCATTTGcccatttttttgtaaacaaaacaatagCAATTTCCTTGGGACAAGACTCCAacaagagacagacaaacacacaagctcacATTTGCACCTGTGGTCAATTTGGTGTAGAGTAATTCACCTAAACTGTATGctttgggaggtgggaggaagccaaagaaccCAGAGATGACCAACTGTGCCACCTTGTTGCATGTGATCAAATAATGCAAGACAAATCAGTCATTGATAtgaggaaatatatttttcagtgactggcaagaaaaaaaatctccccaAAAGGGAAGTTATTTTCCATGATGAGACTCTTCTACCCCTTCCTCATACATTGCATGTTAAGTCTTTGATTTCCTTGTTGGAAGAGGTGTAAAAGTAAACAGACTTTactcatgttaaaaaaaatttatttatagaATGAAAGTGAAATTAAACCTTCAAATCCATGTATACTGGTTGCTTTAATGCTAACTCAATCTCATTCCATATTAACTATTTCTAATCTTTGCTTCTTGGTAATAGATTTACAATAAAATGCATAGAAATGATTGTATGACACATGTCACACCTAAAACAGTATCTCATAAACAAGGCTAAACAGTATTTTCAGACATCTCTACTTGCATATCTGATGGTGTGATGGAAGCTTTGGCTACACGGCTAACTTAATGTGACAAAGATTATCTGTGCACAGATGCTTCTTCTGGGGCTGGACATCTcagaaaatgacaaatcaaaccaacaacaacaagctagcagcaatttttgtgtcattaaatGCATGTATTTGAGTCGAGagactaaaaaaaacagcttctcACTTGTGCAAGGAAGTTGTGAAATATACTTTCATGCTTTGAAATCATGGTTGGGTAGTAAAAGGCTCATATTTCAGTTTATGGTTATAATACAGTATAGACTAAAATCCTGGATCTGAGCAGTCAAAATACTTTCTTTACCATTTCTTCGGTGTGTTTTGCAAAATCTAAAGAATGGCCACTCTATCTGTTGCAGGTTAAGAGTGTTTGTAACTGTCTAAAAACCTTCAGGGAAGACAGGGCAacatcaaattattttcaattcaaagcttgaatgttgttttgttctgaatttcaaacaaaattaaatgttgttCCTTTTCTGTTTCTAGCTCAAACAGCGATCACACCAACAGGTAATAAACTCAATATTACCTATATTCCCTGCTTCCATTCCTGCAGTATAACGTTTCTGCCTGCCCAGATGCACGGCATTGAACAATGGTGTGCCTGTGCAATCCCGTGGCATTGGTCAGGGCTGTTTCCTGGGATTTGGGCTTGTTTGTTGTGCCCGAATCTGGGTAGTGCTATATGTATTTATGATCTTGAGCCTACATATCAGCAACCGCTAAGACCAAATCTTCTGTGTCTATTTAAAACTTGAGGAGTTGTTGAGCAAGTTTTTGCGGCCAATATCACAGCTCAGTGGTTAGCTCCTGGCACTCTCTAGATTCTGGGCTGACTGGGAGTGTTTGGAGGATTAATATTACACTGTTCTTCAGtctatgtgtattttttaatactGCCTCGGTTTCtactcttgtttttcttgtttcaacAATTTCAGTCAAGTTGCATCATGCCCTTTTCGAAGAGTGATAGGTATTACTTTCAAAAAACATAATAGGCAAGTCAATCACAGAGGGCACAGTAGGTCATATGCACACATTtgtcacatgtacagtatgcagAAAAAATTAATAACTTAACGAATGTCCACTCTCATTGTTGTAGGGTATCTGAGCCATTACAGTTGTCGGAAAAGTCTCAGGGAAGACTGAACAACACCTTCTTACCTACAACTTAAATGTTGTTCTTCTGAATTTCGCACAAATAGTATTTTTCTACTTCAAAAACAGCTCCCAGTACCAAACCAACAGGTCACATCCATAACAGCACCTCAGTCACCATACTTCCTGGTCCCAGTTTTCCAGTGCAACATTTCTGTCTTCAAGATGTAACAGTAAAATATCTTTCATCACATTGATCGCAAACATTTTTGCCACCATCATGGGCAGAaatcttttccattttttacaGAAAATCAGCTTTGTTTGGCTCAGGCACTCAGAATGATCTCTACATAACACACTATGGGTACCGTCACACGTCTTATGTCAGTATTCATCTTAAAAGTAGTTGTACTTGTGCTGTAGGCTGTGCAGGTCCATCTGTGTTGTGCTGCCCTGGCCGAAATGACACCTGTAACAGAGGCTGTTTCTGTGACGAATTCTGTCTACAGTCTTCTGATTGCTGTGATGACTTCTTATCAACCTGCACGGCATGTAAGTGTTCCTcaccacaaaaataaataggcTTATAAATTTGTCAGTTTACTGACATCTCAAATTGAGATATGTTTGCAACTCTTTATGTCTTGATTCAAACTTTTGTCATGGTACAGAAAGGTAGGCATAGTAGTGACAATGCACTGTAAATACAGTGGCAATAATGTCAGAAATTATTTTCCAGTGTCAACAGTAACAGCGCTCAGCATGACATCTGGTACTACAGAAACCAGCGAAGCAGGTAGCACCCTATCAACTCCAACGTTCCCTAATACTATAATGACCATCCAAACAACTAGTACCCCATCATCTCCAACGGATACAAGCATGATTTCATCATCCATGGTTTCTGATACTACAGTGACCACTGAAACAACCAGCACCTCATCAACTCCTTCAGGTATgagcatgacatcatcatccagaGTCTCTAATGCTAAAatgtccattaaaaaaaaacagcatctcATCAGCTGCAACAGTTACTAGCACAATATCATCATCCACAGTCTCTGATACTACAGTGTTGATCCAAACAACCAGCGCCCAGTCAACTCTAACTGATATGAGCATGACATCATCCACAGTCTCTGAAACAACAATGATCACCCAAACAACCAGCTCCTCGTCAGCTCTATCAGGTATGAGCACAAAATCATCATCCGCAGTGTCTGATACTCCAATGTCCATCTAAGCAAGTGCTGGCCCATCATCCCCAGCAGATATTAGCACAATATCATCATCAACACTCTCTGATACTACAGTGACAATCCAAACCTCCAGCACCTCATCAGTTCCAACAGATATGAGCATCACTTCATTATCGACAGTCTCTAATATTACATTCACCATCCAAACAACCAGCATCCCATCAACTCCAACAGGTATgagcatgacatcatcatccacaGTCTCTGATACCACAACAACCACCAAAACAACCAACACCTCATCAACTCCATCAGATATGAGCACAATATCATCATTATCCACTGTCAGTAATACTGCAATGTCAATACAAACAAGCAATGCCCCATCATCTCCAACAGATAccaacatgacatcatcatccacaGTCTCTGATACTACAATGACCATCCCAACAACCAGCATCTCGTCAACTCCAACACATACCAGTGCTATATTTTTATCCACAGCCTCCGATAATACAATGTCCATCCAAACAAGTGATGCCCCATCATCTCCTGCTGATATTAGTACAATATCATCATCAACAGCCTCTGATACTACGATGACAATCCAAACAACCAGCACTTCATCAGTTCCAACAGATATGAGCATCACCTCATCATCGACAGTCTCTGATACTACACTGACCATCCAAACAACCAGTATCTCGTCAACTCCAACAGATACCAGTGCAATATCATCATCCACAGTCTCTGATACTACAATGACAATCCAAACAACCAGCATCCCATCAATTCCATCAGGTATGAGCATGGCATCATCATCCACAGTCTCTGATACTACATTGATCATCCAAACAACCAGCATCTCATCAACTCCAACAAATAACAGTGCAATATCATCCACAGTCTCTGATACTACAGTGATGATCCACACAACAAGAACCCCATCAACTCCAACTGATATgagcatgacatcatcatccacaGTCTCTGATACCACAACAACCACCAAAACAACCAACACCTCATCAACTCCAACAGGTATGAGCACAATATCATCATTATCCACTGTCTGTAATACTGCAATTTCAATACAAACAAGCGATgccccatcatttccaacagATACCAACATGACATCGTCATCCACAGTCTCTGATACTACAATGACCATCCAAACAACTGGTGTCTCGTCAACTCCAACAGATACCAGTGCTATATTTTTATCCACAGCCTCTGATACTCCAATGTCCATCCAAACAAGTGATGCCCCATCATCTCCAGCAGATATTAGCACAATATCCTCATCAACAGCCTCTGATACTACGGTGATAATCCAAACAAGCAGCAACTCATCAGTTCCAACAGATATGAGCATCACCTCATCATCGACAGTCTCTAATGCTACATTGACCATCCAAACAACCAGCATCTCATCGACTCCAACAGATACCAGTGCAATATCATCATCCACAGTCACTGATACTACAATGACCATCCAAACAACCAGCACCCCATCAACTCCATCAGGTATGAGCATAATATTATCATTATCCCTTTCTGTGACACTACAGTATTCATGCAAACACGCGATACCCCATCATCTCCAACAAACaccatcatgacatcatcatccacaGTCTCTGATACTACAATGACCATCCAAACAGCCAACATCTCGTCCACTCCAACAGATACCAGTGCAATATCATCATCCATTGTCTCTGATACCCCTCTGATCACCCCATCAACTCCATCAGGTATgagcatgacatcatcatccacaGTCTTTGATACCGCAATTACCACCCCAAAAACCAACACCATCTACATTAGGTCTAAACCAGTGgctcttaacctgggttcgatcgtcGAACatacgaatcactgtgtacatttgacacatcgtgtcaattcgtgatgacacgtcCCCCTTGGCCATCACTGGCTGTAGGTGATCACGCTGCATCGATTAGcttacctgtgctacatgggattttgcacagTCAGTAGTAAAtgtatgcctgtcatgatggtacgccACCTGATTACTTTCgtaatattttaatgcatagTATCTATGTTGAGCCAAAAAACAAAGTGGTTGGACGAATATGTACAACGGGcggccgtggctcagtggtagagcgggttgtccaatgattcaagatcggcggttcgattcccgctcccgccgagtcatctttcgttgtgtccttgggcaagacactttgccctccttgcctccagtgggacactcactggtgtgtgaatgtttgtgattgttccgctggtgaTCGGAGGGgtcgtaggcgcagattggcagccgcCACTCCGTCAGTCTTCCccggggcagctgtggctacatactgTAGGTAGGCTTAcaatcaccaagtatgaatgaattGGACCGTCGTTGGAGGAGATGGGGATGCTTTCTTGGATGGGGTTCACTTTGGCGATGATTTTGGTGATGATCATGTGGTACGGCCAGCCTGGCACATCTTCAGTTGTTTGCCCCAACGTCATTGGGTGTTTCAGCAGCTTACAACAGGACATCCTCTGCTGAGGTTGGCCCAGGATGATCAGACCTTGGTGTGTGGCAGACAGTGGCACCACATGCTCATTTGGAAGCCCATACTGCATCTTTACATTTCAGCCACAGCCAGTGACTGCTCGGTTCTGCTGCAGTCGCAAATTCTTTAATTGCCCTCCGCTGAGCCTGCCCCCTAATCCATACCTCCTTCAGGAACCTTGTGGTGGACCTGGCTACAAAGCCTCTACAGCCAACCTCCACTGGACACGCCTTCATGTTCCAGCTCTGTCCCTCTGCCTCAGCTGCTAAGTTGGCATATCTCAGTCTCTTCCATTCAAATGCTTCATCGATGGTATCTTCCCATGGGACAGTTAGTTCAACCATGAAGACATGTCAGCAGGATTTGGATCCGAGGACCAGGTCTGGGCACAGACTGGGGGTTTAGAGGCATGGCATTGGTGGTACCCTTCTGCTCTCTAGCTCGGCAGCCAAGCACTTCAACATCTGGTTGTGGCGCCAGGTATATCTTCCTCGTGTTAGGCTAGCCTTGCAACCCACCAAGATGTGCTTTAGGGTCACCGGGGCTGCACACTGGGGACTGGGGACACGCTGAGTCCTCTCGATACCATACGTGTGGATTGTTTGGAGAGGGCAGGAGATCATATGTGGCTCTGATGATGAAGCTTATCTTGTTGGACTCCATACTCCACAGATTGTTCCATGTGATAGTGTGACCTCGTAGATGGACATTGGCCACATGAGACAGGGCAGCATCCCGAACTGAAAGCACCACAGTTTCAGCTTTCCAGGCAGAGCTGTGCTGTTCATCTGCTTGAGGCCACTGATGGTATCCTGCTTGAGTTGCTGCAACTGCTTTGAGTCCTTGAGCTCTGCGCTGTACCAGCACCCAAGGCTTTTGACAGGCTTCTCCAGAACTGTTGGTATTGGCTCGTTGTTAACATAGAACCTCACATTGGTGAGCTGGCTTTTGACAATGGAGATACTCTGGGATTTGCTAGGTTTAATCTCCATTCGTGCCCATTTGATGTTTCCTTGGATTTTATTCAGCAGACGTTCGGTGCATGCACTTGTAGTTATTGTCGACATGTTGTCCATATACACCCTGATTGGAGATTTGTATCTCAATTGGATCCAACCATAAAAAggtaataaatgtttaaagtaaaGGTTTAGGAGATCCTCATTTCTTGAGCAATTAATTCTGCTATTCTTAGCGTGTGCCAGGGGCAGCATAGGGAGAAGGTCACTCGGCAGAGATCTTCCTTTGAGGGTCCTAGAACTATCAATTGAGGCAACACAATGGCATGTGGTAAGTCATTAATGTTAGGTAGTCAGAGTCGTCCTGGGAAACATGAACTAGCCAGTCctacaaagaaaaatatttactaT from Antennarius striatus isolate MH-2024 chromosome 18, ASM4005453v1, whole genome shotgun sequence includes the following:
- the LOC137611736 gene encoding uncharacterized protein isoform X4 — its product is MCVRMFVCSSYSCTCIKKKILVPTPHTIMGWFALYGCLLLSLPRLYYAQTAITPTGCAGPSVLCCPGRNDTCNRGCFCDEFCLQSSDCCDDFLSTCTALSTVTALSMTSGTTETSEAGSTLSTPTFPNTIMTIQTTSTPSSPTDTSMISSSMVSDTTVTTETTSTSSTPSVSDTTVLIQTTSAQSTLTDMSMTSSTVSETTMITQTTSSSSALSASDNTMSIQTSDAPSSPADISTISSSTASDTTMTIQTTSTSSVPTDMSITSSSTVSDTTLTIQTTSISSTPTDTSAISSSTVSDTTMTIQTTSIPSIPSVSDTTVMIHTTRTPSTPTDMSMTSSSTVSDTTTTTKTTNTSSTPTDTNMTSSSTVSDTTMTIQTTGVSSTPTDTSAIFLSTASDTPMSIQTSDAPSSPADISTISSSTASDTTVIIQTSSNSSVPTDMSITSSSTVSNATLTIQTTSISSTPTDTSAISSSTVTDTTMTIQTTSTPSTPSVSDTTMTIQTANISSTPTDTSAISSSIVSDTPLITPSTPSEGRAVSLHLKVFVAANNFDDEDLITESLSNVISQILRQSCEQCTFTTRHVKFT
- the LOC137611736 gene encoding mucin-2-like isoform X3, with amino-acid sequence MLKQRSHQQSSDCCDDFLSTCTALSTVTALSMTSGTTETSEAGSTLSTPTFPNTIMTIQTTSTPSSPTDTSMISSSMVSDTTVTTETTSTSSTPSVSDTTVLIQTTSAQSTLTDMSMTSSTVSETTMITQTTSSSSALSADISTISSSTLSDTTVTIQTSSTSSVPTDMSITSLSTVSNITFTIQTTSIPSTPTDTNMTSSSTVSDTTMTIPTTSISSTPTHTSAIFLSTASDNTMSIQTSDAPSSPADISTISSSTASDTTMTIQTTSTSSVPTDMSITSSSTVSDTTLTIQTTSISSTPTDTSAISSSTVSDTTMTIQTTSIPSIPSVSDTTVMIHTTRTPSTPTDMSMTSSSTVSDTTTTTKTTNTSSTPTDTNMTSSSTVSDTTMTIQTTGVSSTPTDTSAIFLSTASDTPMSIQTSDAPSSPADISTISSSTASDTTVIIQTSSNSSVPTDMSITSSSTVSNATLTIQTTSISSTPTDTSAISSSTVTDTTMTIQTTSTPSTPSVSDTTMTIQTANISSTPTDTSAISSSIVSDTPLITPSTPSEGRAVSLHLKVFVAANNFDDEDLITESLSNVISQILRQSCEQCTFTTRHVKFT